Below is a genomic region from Rhododendron vialii isolate Sample 1 chromosome 5a, ASM3025357v1.
CTTAACTGTACTTGCACTCTATTAATGAGGGTTAATGGTGGCGATGATGAAATTTTTCTGAGCCAATGGCATCCATTCACACTTCTGGATACTtggggcctgtttggatggggtattgtGAAGGGGGATTATGTGTGTGTTTCTATAGCAGTTGTGTTCTGCATGGTTTCTGCAATTATGTTCTCTTCTGGGTCTGCAGTTTTGATATGTTCTGGTTCTGCAGTTTGTTATGTTCTGGTTCTGCAGTTTTGGAGGgggtgtagtgtgtgtgtgtgtagcaggtgCAGAAAGTGTATGTGTGTCAAAATTTTTGCTCTGTTCAGTTTTAAGCATGTTGTTTATGCTATGTTAAGTTGGATGTTCTGAATTCCAATGGTTCTAAGTGGTTCTTAATAGGGCGATGATGATAAAATGACAAAGTAAATGAAGGTAGTGCCTTGGCGAGGCAACTTGTGGTTGCAGCCATGCGTACCCTCGTGCATTTCTTAGTACTTTCCTGAGCCCGCTATGATTTCTGCTCTGTCCAGTTTGGGAGTTAAAAATGGTTTCTGCAGTTGTGTTTTGTTCAGGTTCTGCAGTTGTGTTCTGTTCTGGTATTATATTTTTGATTTGTTCTGGTTCTGCAGTTTTGTTATGTTCTAGTTCTGCAGTTTTATTATGTTCTGGTTGTGCAGTTTTGGAGggggtgttgtgtgtgtgtgtgtgtagcaggtgcacatagtatgtgtgtgtgtagcaggcTCAGTTTCTATACTCAGTTTTGTTCAGTTTCAgcattgtattttgtttttgggcTGGTATGTGCAGGATTTTTGTGATGGTTTCAGGACTGGAAAGTGATTTCATGTATTGCAGGGAGGCTGGTATAGTCTCTGTTGGTGTTGCTGCTTTCAGTTTTGTGCAGCATAGCTGCATTTTGTGTCCAAGTAATGCATATATGTTCTCAGCTCTGTCCAGTTTCCACCATGTTGTTGCTCATCTGTCCAGTAGCCTAACTGTGTCTGCGTGTAGGGCTatgatgaaaaaattatttggtaaACAAGGTAGTGCCTTGGCGGGGCAACTTTTGGTTGCAGCCATGCGTACCCTCGTGCATTTCTTAGTACTTTCCTGAGCCCGCTATGAATTCTGCTCTGTCCAGTTTAGGAGTTGAATGGTTTCAGCAGTTGTGTTTTGTTCAGGTTCTGCAGTTGTGTTCTGTTCTGGTATTATAGTTTTGATCTGTTCTGGTTCTGCAGTTTTGTTATGTTCTAGTTCTGCAGTTTTATTATGTTGTAGTTGTGCAGTTTTGGAGggggtgttgtgtgtgtgtgtgtgtgtagcaggtgcacatagtgtgtgtgtgtgtagcaggcACAGTTTCTATACTCAGTTTTGTTCAGTTTCAgcattgtattttgtttttgggcTGGTATGTGCAGGATTTTTGTGATGGTTTCAGGGCTGGAAAGTGATTTCATGTATTGCAGGGAGGCTGGTATAGTCTCTGTTGGTGTTGCTGCTTTCAGTTTTGTGCAGCATAGCTGCATTTTGTGTCCAAGTAATGCATATATGTTCTCAGCTCTGTCCAGTTTCCACCATGTTGGTGTGTCGTTTTGTGGAGAGTGTGTCCAACCTAAAATGGTGGCTATTTTCACCAGTTTTGTTGCCTGTTTTCTGCAGTTTTTTGGTGACTTATGTGTAGCATTGGCTggatgtttaatttttttttaaaacaaccAGTTTCTGGACTGTTTTCCCCTTTTgtaactgctgctgctgttttgaGGCTGTTAATGGGATGCATTGTTTTGCCATGCTTTGGCATAGgttttgctgctgctgttttgcCATGCTTTGGCATAGgttttgctgctgctgttttggATCTGAGCTATGGTTTCATGTGTTAGCTGGGGTATTTTTTGTGAGGTTGTAAAGTAGTGGCTATGATGAAATTTTTCTGAGCCAAATGTCATAATGgtggtgttttggtatggtgtgTGTGCGTTTAGGGGAGGAGCAGGTGTGGGATGTGCAGGTGTGGATTGTGTTATGGTGGAGTTTTGGCATGGTGTGTTGAAGCTGTGTCCTAACCGTGTCCTAAGTGTGTCCTGCTGCTGGTGCGTTTTGGCATAGGTTTTGAGGCTGTTTTGGGCTATTTTTTGGTGGTTATGTTGCAGGCTGTTTTGGGCTGTTTTTTGGTGGTTTATGGCCATGTTTGTTCCTGTTTCTGGGCTTCTTTTTGGCATACTTTACGGCTGTTTTGTGCCATATTTTGAGACAGTTTTTCGGCCTCTTCTTCTTACACTTAGGCCATGATGATATAAAAGAGACATTTGAAGGCATGTCACTTTATCTTGGCGAGACAAGTTATGAGGGTCAGCGGTTCAATCACCGTTCGGCAACATAACTTGTAGCCAAGTAGTGTACTATATGCCTGTAAAATATATCTGAGCCAAATAGAATTTCTAAGCATACTATTAGTATTGTTTCACATTTAAATATCCTAATTGTTTTATCCAAATAGATTTTCGATGGGAAGTCAAGATAAAGATAAgttttgggtggttttcgtTGGCCATAAACCGGGAATATATACAAGTTGGGCGGCCGCGGAATTGCAAGTTAATGGATACGCGGGGAACTTGAAGAAAAAGTACAACACATTAGACGAAGCGGAAGAAGCATTGTTAGCATTTCATGAGGAAAGATACCGGCTCATTCAAGACATGCAGTTGGCTCAAACCCAACATCAATCAAGTGACGGTGCTTCAACATCCACGAGTGCTTTGGAAGTTCAACATAAAATTAGTCTAACAACATACTTTGTTGTAACTTTTTTATTAGGTTTCGTATGTTGTATTTTATTGGCACATCTGTTATCTGGTTCGGAATGAAGTTGTAAGTTCTATTTCACAAATTCGGATGAATTAGGTTGGGAAAGACTGTATAAGTTGTAAGAATTTCGTAAGTTGTACGTTTTATTTCATAAATCACGTGATTATATATTGGTTCGATTATTCGGTTCAAAAGTAAGGTATGGTTATGATGAAATATTCGCTGGTTCGATAATTCACTTCACTTCAAAACATGATACAATACAAATGAACAACAGAAATGCACTCTCACACACATACATCAAACAAATTAGGAAGCCATGAAAAGGCAAATCCATTTATTTGACAACTACAAATTTATTCTTCGAACACATGCCTTCAACTTCGACCATCTAGTTTTCCCGACGACCGAAAATATGGCCCAATCGATTGAATTTGGGAATTTGCCTGTCCCGATAAAGTCTCACTTGTGGCCGATCCTGCATAAAGTAAGGaaaaatatttaagaaaatttAGTAAACAAGACTTTTCctacaaaattaaatttattgAACAAGCCTTTATATAATATTTACTTACTCGGATTAATTCCTCCCAAACTTCATATTCTGCCACAACTTTGTTTTCATTTGAATCCCACCCAAATCCAGGACGGTGAAGTATTTCGGTTACGTAGAAAAAACCCCGTTTCCAATACTTCATCTTCCTCAGGATATGATTTGGTTCGATACCTGCTTCAGGAAAAGAAGcttgcatttgattttgaagATATTCCAAGTATGCGGGTTGGCACTCACT
It encodes:
- the LOC131326774 gene encoding uncharacterized protein LOC131326774, whose protein sequence is MAQRIWTEVEEETLLSKLTTLVDQGMWNGKPSECQPAYLEYLQNQMQASFPEAGIEPNHILRKMKYWKRGFFYVTEILHRPGFGWDSNENKVVAEYEVWEELIRDRPQVRLYRDRQIPKFNRLGHIFGRREN